The Sulfuricurvum sp. genome contains a region encoding:
- a CDS encoding GspE/PulE family protein, with translation MDRITQDLLEKRHITQQQIDRLLSRGVQNDTILETLTKVGVVSLNFVKRFVVEQIRLGIYELSIIKNYHFLDESSILSYLAEVLELPYVDLDSIDMDYKLVDKIPTAQLKRYNALPIFQDDMYITIAFADPLNIEAQESLQRLFPRKSLKVAVATEKQIQAYLFKIELKDSVKELVNNIRSELRNIGTIEEQQEASSILQLIDVILKACIKGRSSDIHIEPTEKNCVVRGRIDGKLSEIFIFDRDIYPPLASRIKLLANLDIAERRKPQDGRFSAMVMDAEFDFRISTLPILYGESIVMRILDKTKALVKLEDSGMDSASYQKLIKSLESPFGIILVTGPTGSGKTTTLYGALNELRNVEDKVITVEDPVEYRMNLIQQVQVNAKVGLSFADALRSILRQDPDKIMIGEIRDHETLEIAIKAALTGHLVISTLHTNDAISAIPRMSDMGIEPYLISGALVAIQAQRLVRRICKYCKKEADIPLLLKEEYSAYIPNGTIFYQGIGCKECNGSGYMGREMICEVLPISEELSSLIARGGSKEEIFKQAKQEGFVGMFENGMAKAVQGVTTIDEILRVAKG, from the coding sequence ATGGATAGAATAACGCAAGATTTATTAGAAAAGCGTCATATCACTCAACAACAAATTGATCGCCTCCTTTCACGAGGAGTACAGAATGATACTATTCTCGAAACATTGACAAAAGTAGGAGTTGTTTCTCTTAATTTTGTCAAACGATTCGTTGTTGAACAAATACGACTTGGGATATATGAACTCTCAATTATTAAAAATTACCATTTTTTGGATGAATCTTCTATATTATCGTATTTGGCAGAAGTTCTTGAACTTCCTTATGTAGACTTAGATTCTATTGATATGGATTATAAACTTGTAGATAAAATTCCTACAGCTCAATTAAAACGATATAACGCATTACCTATTTTTCAAGATGACATGTATATTACTATTGCTTTTGCAGATCCACTCAATATTGAGGCACAAGAATCTCTGCAACGTCTTTTTCCTCGTAAATCTTTAAAAGTCGCCGTTGCTACCGAAAAACAGATTCAAGCTTACCTCTTTAAAATTGAGCTCAAAGATAGTGTTAAAGAACTTGTCAATAACATACGTAGTGAGTTACGAAATATTGGAACGATTGAAGAGCAACAAGAAGCCTCTTCTATTTTACAGCTTATTGACGTTATTTTAAAAGCGTGTATAAAAGGACGCTCCAGTGATATCCATATTGAGCCAACCGAAAAAAACTGTGTCGTTCGAGGTCGAATCGATGGAAAACTCAGTGAAATTTTTATTTTTGATCGTGATATTTATCCTCCACTTGCATCTCGCATTAAACTCTTAGCAAATCTCGATATTGCCGAACGCAGAAAACCTCAAGACGGTCGTTTTTCAGCCATGGTTATGGACGCTGAGTTTGATTTTCGTATCTCAACCCTCCCTATTTTATATGGGGAATCGATAGTAATGCGTATTTTGGATAAAACCAAAGCACTCGTCAAACTTGAAGATTCTGGAATGGATTCTGCAAGTTACCAAAAGCTTATTAAATCGCTTGAATCCCCTTTTGGAATCATTTTGGTTACCGGACCTACCGGAAGTGGTAAGACCACCACACTATATGGAGCACTTAATGAACTCCGTAACGTAGAGGATAAAGTAATCACCGTAGAAGATCCGGTAGAGTATCGGATGAACCTGATTCAACAAGTACAAGTGAATGCTAAAGTAGGACTCTCTTTTGCCGATGCGCTTCGCTCAATCCTCCGTCAAGACCCCGATAAAATCATGATTGGGGAGATACGTGACCATGAGACACTTGAAATTGCTATTAAAGCTGCCCTTACTGGTCACCTAGTAATCTCAACATTGCATACCAATGATGCTATAAGTGCAATACCTCGTATGTCCGACATGGGAATCGAACCGTATCTCATAAGCGGTGCTCTCGTAGCGATACAAGCTCAACGCCTTGTACGTCGTATTTGTAAATATTGTAAAAAAGAGGCCGATATTCCTTTATTATTAAAAGAAGAATACAGTGCATATATCCCCAATGGAACTATTTTTTATCAAGGAATTGGATGTAAAGAGTGTAATGGTTCGGGGTATATGGGACGTGAAATGATATGTGAAGTACTCCCCATTAGCGAAGAACTTTCAAGCTTGATTGCTCGAGGAGGATCTAAAGAGGAAATTTTCAAGCAAGCCAAACAAGAAGGATTTGTCGGTATGTTTGAAAATGGCATGGCAAAAGCGGTACAAGGTGTCACCACCATAGATGAAATACTAAGGGTAGCAAAAGGATGA
- a CDS encoding ATP-binding protein, with amino-acid sequence MESSLFSKPKELFIDVVNPRDYVQIDSVSHMYQNLKSSVQKPLKMILLYGKPGTGKSMLLHKLNHDLSKHQKVFMIDIPIIDEDDFLRVLASKIYGYVNRDAITLTYFLELASAVNYPQTPIVLLDEAQLYSSSLMEKIRLISDARALKFVITLHKTEDEDIIAKEHFQTRIWESIELQNATPEELKIYIQKKLLKSNCFDVANMINDKNIKLIAKLTKGNYRDANKLMFSLFSLYEWYEEHNPSKIKYNALKSQWIEMAAIHTGLIHA; translated from the coding sequence ATGGAGTCTTCCCTTTTCTCAAAACCAAAAGAGCTATTTATTGACGTAGTCAATCCACGTGATTACGTCCAAATCGATAGTGTTTCACATATGTATCAAAATTTAAAATCATCTGTACAAAAACCTCTCAAAATGATATTACTTTATGGGAAACCGGGTACCGGTAAAAGTATGCTTCTTCATAAATTAAATCATGATCTCTCTAAACATCAAAAAGTATTTATGATCGATATCCCTATTATAGATGAAGATGATTTTTTAAGGGTTCTTGCTAGTAAGATTTATGGATATGTGAACAGAGATGCAATTACACTAACCTATTTTTTAGAGTTAGCATCTGCAGTTAATTATCCTCAAACACCTATTGTATTACTCGATGAAGCGCAACTTTACAGTTCATCTTTGATGGAAAAGATACGCCTTATCTCTGATGCGCGTGCTTTAAAATTTGTTATTACTTTACATAAGACAGAAGATGAAGATATTATTGCAAAAGAGCATTTTCAAACACGTATTTGGGAAAGTATAGAACTACAAAATGCAACTCCTGAAGAACTTAAAATTTATATTCAAAAAAAACTTCTTAAATCAAACTGTTTTGATGTAGCGAATATGATAAACGACAAAAATATTAAATTGATTGCTAAATTAACCAAAGGCAATTATCGTGATGCAAATAAATTAATGTTTTCTCTCTTTAGCTTATATGAGTGGTATGAAGAACACAACCCGTCAAAAATAAAATATAATGCCTTAAAATCGCAATGGATAGAGATGGCAGCAATCCATACAGGACTTATCCATGCTTGA
- a CDS encoding type II secretion system F family protein, translating into MKYFIVTVLSKGKKSEYGFYAEHKKEAQYLAKIKFTGMVLKAVESSPPLEDQFKKFKETFLSNIKKRKLKQDSLIAAIRQLAVMANAGISIHDSLHEITEATTDKTLQIVLGTMAEDINAGHSLSKSASKFTYELGTLSIAMIELGEKTGNMADALHKLADMLEEIRRNIIKFKKAMAYPRNVMIAMAVAFTILISYVVPQFKAIFEQLHAELPLPTKILLFLEHLFNTYGLYVLGAIVVFIFVFRYMLDHNREFRYKWHQFLLKTYLIKNIIMFATLNRFTLVFSELVRAGIPIAEALETSTAMIDSLPLQEKLLTVRTTVERGGSLHAGLVETKLFENMIIQMVSAGESSGQLDAMMQKVMEYYKMRFDAIIDGLSEAVEPIMLFLIAGMVILLALGIFLPMWSMGNAVNGRK; encoded by the coding sequence ATGAAATACTTTATCGTAACCGTTCTCTCTAAAGGAAAAAAGAGTGAATATGGCTTTTATGCAGAACATAAAAAAGAGGCTCAGTACTTAGCAAAAATAAAATTCACAGGGATGGTTTTAAAAGCGGTAGAATCTTCTCCTCCGCTAGAAGATCAGTTTAAAAAGTTCAAAGAGACATTTTTATCCAATATTAAAAAAAGAAAACTCAAACAGGATTCTCTAATTGCAGCAATTCGACAACTTGCAGTTATGGCAAATGCTGGTATCTCAATCCATGACTCTCTTCATGAGATCACAGAAGCCACGACGGATAAAACATTACAAATAGTTCTTGGAACAATGGCAGAAGATATCAATGCCGGACATAGTTTGTCTAAATCTGCAAGTAAATTTACGTATGAATTAGGTACCCTTAGTATTGCAATGATTGAATTAGGGGAAAAAACAGGGAATATGGCTGATGCTTTACATAAGCTAGCAGATATGTTGGAAGAAATTCGTCGTAATATCATCAAATTTAAAAAAGCGATGGCCTATCCACGTAACGTTATGATAGCTATGGCAGTTGCATTTACTATCCTTATTTCATATGTTGTTCCTCAATTCAAGGCGATATTTGAGCAATTACATGCAGAACTACCACTTCCAACGAAAATTCTCCTCTTTTTAGAACACCTTTTTAATACCTATGGTTTATATGTCCTTGGAGCGATAGTCGTCTTTATTTTTGTATTTAGATATATGCTTGACCATAATCGTGAATTTCGATATAAATGGCACCAGTTTTTGCTCAAAACCTACCTTATCAAAAATATCATCATGTTTGCAACTTTAAATCGTTTTACGTTGGTTTTCTCAGAACTCGTCCGAGCAGGTATCCCTATTGCAGAAGCACTTGAGACCTCTACTGCGATGATTGACAGTTTACCATTGCAAGAAAAATTGCTTACAGTCCGTACAACCGTTGAACGAGGAGGATCCCTGCACGCAGGATTAGTAGAGACAAAACTATTTGAAAATATGATTATCCAGATGGTTTCTGCGGGAGAATCGAGCGGTCAACTTGATGCGATGATGCAAAAAGTAATGGAATACTATAAAATGAGATTTGATGCAATCATTGATGGCCTTTCAGAAGCAGTGGAGCCTATCATGCTCTTCTTAATTGCAGGGATGGTAATCTTATTAGCACTCGGTATCTTCTTACCAATGTGGAGTATGGGGAACGCTGTTAACGGTCGTAAATAA